A genomic segment from Triticum dicoccoides isolate Atlit2015 ecotype Zavitan chromosome 1A, WEW_v2.0, whole genome shotgun sequence encodes:
- the LOC119366741 gene encoding uncharacterized protein LOC119366741 isoform X1, giving the protein MDIVDHKKEPINKSTKVMSLEETKTSASSIQPTDAQIEIANLRHTKPRRANTNITPQEMRCLRHDDVFLHDDVINAYIYCISAQEHLQDRVGGMVHIASTFVSSLLKNDEVDWATHRHIVKRVNAFLEHDMVFLPVNIRKCHWYLSVINAKKREIQVLDSLGVGMSRSDLTKMLQGLDQHLKIACNMPEFKRGDRWQDLDITNWKVVEQLQEPIQTDGRT; this is encoded by the exons ATGGATATTGTTGACCATAAAAAAGAACCTATCAACAAGAGCACGAAGGTCATGTCGTTGGAAGAGACTAAAACCTCAGCAAGTTCTATACAGCCTACAGATGCGCAGATAGAAATAGCCAATTTACGTCATACCAAACCAAGAAGAGCAAATACAAATATTACACCACAAG AGATGAGGTGCCTTAGGCATGATGATGTGTTTTTGCATGACGAT GTAATAAATGCATATATATACTGTATAAGTGCCCAGGAGCATCTGCAAGATAGAGTGGGTGGAATGGTACATATTGCAAGCACGTTTGTGTCTTCCCTGCTAAAGAACGATGAGGTAGACTGGGCAACACATCGCCACATTGTAAAACGAGTGAATGCTTTTTTGGAGCATGACATG GTATTCCTTCCAGTTAACATCAGAAAATGCCACTGGTATCTATCAGTAATCAATGCGAAGAAACGAGAGATACAGGTACTGGACTCGCTTGGAGTTGGAATGAGCCGAAGTGACCTCACTAAGATG TTACAAGGACTTGACCAGCATCTAAAAATCGCATGCAATATGCCAGAGTTTAAGAGAGGTGATAGGTGGCAGGACCTCGATATTACGAATTGGAAAGTCGTAGAACAGCTCCAAGAGCCAATCCAAACAGACGG GAGGACATGA
- the LOC119366741 gene encoding uncharacterized protein LOC119366741 isoform X2 translates to MDIVDHKKEPINKSTKVMSLEETKTSASSIQPTDAQIEIANLRHTKPRRANTNITPQEMRCLRHDDVFLHDDVINAYIYCISAQEHLQDRVGGMVHIASTFVSSLLKNDEVFLPVNIRKCHWYLSVINAKKREIQVLDSLGVGMSRSDLTKMLQGLDQHLKIACNMPEFKRGDRWQDLDITNWKVVEQLQEPIQTDGRT, encoded by the exons ATGGATATTGTTGACCATAAAAAAGAACCTATCAACAAGAGCACGAAGGTCATGTCGTTGGAAGAGACTAAAACCTCAGCAAGTTCTATACAGCCTACAGATGCGCAGATAGAAATAGCCAATTTACGTCATACCAAACCAAGAAGAGCAAATACAAATATTACACCACAAG AGATGAGGTGCCTTAGGCATGATGATGTGTTTTTGCATGACGAT GTAATAAATGCATATATATACTGTATAAGTGCCCAGGAGCATCTGCAAGATAGAGTGGGTGGAATGGTACATATTGCAAGCACGTTTGTGTCTTCCCTGCTAAAGAACGATGAG GTATTCCTTCCAGTTAACATCAGAAAATGCCACTGGTATCTATCAGTAATCAATGCGAAGAAACGAGAGATACAGGTACTGGACTCGCTTGGAGTTGGAATGAGCCGAAGTGACCTCACTAAGATG TTACAAGGACTTGACCAGCATCTAAAAATCGCATGCAATATGCCAGAGTTTAAGAGAGGTGATAGGTGGCAGGACCTCGATATTACGAATTGGAAAGTCGTAGAACAGCTCCAAGAGCCAATCCAAACAGACGG GAGGACATGA